CCCCAGGCACAAGGGGATTAACTTCGGCGGTTTTCTGAGATCCCGCTTTTTCCTCTTCCTTTTTGGAATCCTTCTTTGCATAAGGGCGAGAAGAGGAGCTTTCATCCTCCTTGATTATCGTGACCGGATCGGAGGTCGCCTCCACCCAGTAAGCGTTCTCTGAGATATCCAGAACAAGCTTCACGTATATGCCCTCAGTGGCCGATTTGTTATAGATATATCTTATTGTGGAGCCCATCTTGGCAGTCGCCTTCTTCATGTTGAGATCGAGCATGTCGTCCATATTACCCATTACGATACCAAGTATTAGACCAAGAACCGCCAAAGCGACGATGATCTCAAAGAGAGTGAATCCGGAATGTCTGCGTATGATTTTTTTCATCTCGAATGAATTTAAAAATGGCCGACCCGGACCGGAAGTTCCGACCGGGCCGGCCTAGATTTTTTAAAAATATCAGTTCATGGCATCAGAAGAGCTTATATCGGCATCAGCCCCTTCCCCGCCTTCCTGGCAGTCGGCGCCAAGAGAATAAATCTCATAGGGATGTCCCTGTTGGCCTGGCTGAAAGTACTGATAGTCGCACCCGAATGGATCCTGAGGAAGCCTTCCCCCTTTGAGATAGCCGTTAGGGGGATATCTCTTGGGAAGCCTTCCTATGGTGGGTCGCTCAACGAGGGCGGCAAGCCCCTGCTCGGTGGAAGGATAATACCCGTTATCCCTTCTGAAGTGTTCCAGAGCCTCTTCAAAAACCTTTATCTGCGACATCGCAGTCTTCTGCTTTGCCTCATCAAGGCTATCCATCACGTTGACAGTAACGACTGTAGCGATAAGACCAAGGATCGTGATAACGACCATGATCTCGATAAGCGTCATACCTCTCACATCACCCCAAAACTTCCTCATTTCACCCCTCCTTGTGTAAAGTTTAATGACTGTATTTTATCCCAGCTGATTGAGCTTCATGATCGGTAGCAATATCGACAGCACTATAAAAGAGACCACCGCTGCCATAACTATTATCATGAGAGGCTCGAGAAGCGTAGTAAGCGTTGCTAAAGTGTTATCGACCTCCGAATCGAAAGTATCCGCCACCCTTTCAAGCATGCTCTCAAGTTCGCCCGTCTTTTCACCGATCGCTATCATGTGTGTCACAAGCGGCGGAAATTCCTTGCTCCTCTTGAGAGGGTCAGCGACACTCTGTCCTTCCCTTACGCTGTCGCGCGTCTGCTCTATCACATCGCGAAGCCTGGTATTTGTAACTATATTTCGAACTATGTCCATAGAAACAAGAAGAGGAACTCCGCTGGCAAGAAGCGTTGCAAGCGTGCGCGAAAATCTTGCGATTATGATCATCCTGTTGAGCTTGCCAAAAAGCGGAACCGTTAAGGCTTTGCGATCCCACAGAGCTATGCCGGCAGGAGTTTTCAGATACTTTTTCACTCCGTATACAAGCAGGGGGACTCCAATCGCAAAGATGTACCAATAATTTGAAATGGCGCCGCTGACTCCCATCAAAATCTTCGTGGGAAGAGGAAGCGTCGCACCTGTATCCTCAAATATAGCGGTCACCTTCGGAACAACGACAACCAGAAGGGCTATCATGAGCAGCAATCCGACCACCGACATGATGACTGGATATATCATAGCCCCGATGACCTTGCTGCGCAACTTAGCCTGTCCTTCGGTAAAATCGGCAAGCCTCTGGAGAACTACATCTAGAGTACCGCTGTTCTCTCCGGCGTTTATCATGTTGACATAGAGGTCCCCAAATACCTTTGGATATCCCTTTAAAGCATCGGACAATTTGCTGC
Above is a window of Myxococcales bacterium DNA encoding:
- a CDS encoding prepilin-type N-terminal cleavage/methylation domain-containing protein produces the protein MKKIIRRHSGFTLFEIIVALAVLGLILGIVMGNMDDMLDLNMKKATAKMGSTIRYIYNKSATEGIYVKLVLDISENAYWVEATSDPVTIIKEDESSSSRPYAKKDSKKEEEKAGSQKTAEVNPLVPGAENIPPVERKEPVFTQVDSYLLKPSKLPDGIFFKDIYVEHRNFPMDSGQAEIYFFPNGYVQSAIINFRDEDDELIYSLKTSPISGRVSIEDSYRSLEE
- the gspG gene encoding type II secretion system major pseudopilin GspG, coding for MRKFWGDVRGMTLIEIMVVITILGLIATVVTVNVMDSLDEAKQKTAMSQIKVFEEALEHFRRDNGYYPSTEQGLAALVERPTIGRLPKRYPPNGYLKGGRLPQDPFGCDYQYFQPGQQGHPYEIYSLGADCQEGGEGADADISSSDAMN
- the gspF gene encoding type II secretion system inner membrane protein GspF, with translation MPVFQYVGIDSKGKRAAGTVDAENERAARVKLRRMNIFPTSLGIEGAMKQKVGLGMQIDFSKYFQRIKVQEVAVMTRQLATLLDANIPLVDALTALVDQVENPKLRSILARVKDKVIEGSKLSDALKGYPKVFGDLYVNMINAGENSGTLDVVLQRLADFTEGQAKLRSKVIGAMIYPVIMSVVGLLLMIALLVVVVPKVTAIFEDTGATLPLPTKILMGVSGAISNYWYIFAIGVPLLVYGVKKYLKTPAGIALWDRKALTVPLFGKLNRMIIIARFSRTLATLLASGVPLLVSMDIVRNIVTNTRLRDVIEQTRDSVREGQSVADPLKRSKEFPPLVTHMIAIGEKTGELESMLERVADTFDSEVDNTLATLTTLLEPLMIIVMAAVVSFIVLSILLPIMKLNQLG